A genome region from Marinitoga hydrogenitolerans DSM 16785 includes the following:
- the dxs gene encoding 1-deoxy-D-xylulose-5-phosphate synthase, with protein sequence MNEKPLYNAIRKMDYNQLEKFSKRIREYIYNTVTKNTGHLASNLGTVELTLALYRIFDPEEDIIIWDTSHQAYTHKLLTGRWGSFKTLRQKNGISGFTNIFESKYDYFGAGHAGTSIAVALGYELGFKKQHIEKNVIAILGDGAMTSGMVLESLNQLKSINSNMKIILLNNEMSISPNVGALAKLLNKVRISYDYYNFKEKLKESLEVTEVGQDIEGVLKKLKDGIKHTVYNNTLGIFEDMGIKYYGPVDGHNIKKLEHYLEFIKNYNDGPCILHLKTIKGKGLSFAEENPTKFHGISNKIEKNISYSKVVGHTLNFLAKNHNFITFTAAMENGTGLNILKDNFPEKVIDLGITEPSIVTAAGAVRLSGIFSVVDIYSTFMQRAFDSIVHDIALQKIPVLFLLDRAGIVGEDGPTHHGVFDISYLRLIPDIEIYTPLNAQDLANMIYTSFKKGLDKPTFIRFPRGGENINIDNIIENLKIVDYNWKLIKKANNKNILLVVGQLIEEYKDLWKELNATIIGIRSIKNIDNHILNLYIKNDVNVITIEENSLKGGFNEEIKTYILKNNISCNLFTFGIDDFFIPQGTRKELLDEFVVKPEKLKNIILSSEKVK encoded by the coding sequence ATGAATGAAAAACCATTGTATAATGCGATTCGTAAAATGGATTATAATCAATTAGAAAAATTTTCAAAAAGAATTAGAGAATATATATACAATACCGTAACAAAAAACACGGGGCATTTGGCTTCGAATTTAGGAACTGTGGAATTAACTTTAGCTTTATATAGAATTTTTGACCCGGAAGAAGATATTATTATATGGGATACGAGTCATCAAGCTTATACGCACAAACTCTTAACAGGTCGTTGGGGGAGTTTTAAAACTTTAAGGCAAAAAAATGGAATTAGTGGTTTTACAAATATTTTCGAAAGTAAATATGATTATTTTGGCGCAGGGCATGCCGGAACATCTATTGCTGTAGCTCTGGGTTATGAATTAGGATTTAAAAAACAACATATTGAAAAAAATGTTATCGCAATACTTGGCGATGGCGCTATGACAAGTGGAATGGTTTTAGAATCATTAAATCAATTAAAATCCATTAATTCAAATATGAAAATAATTTTATTAAATAATGAAATGTCTATTTCACCAAATGTTGGTGCATTAGCAAAATTACTAAACAAAGTTAGAATTTCTTATGATTACTACAATTTTAAGGAAAAACTAAAAGAATCCTTAGAAGTTACAGAAGTTGGTCAAGATATTGAAGGTGTTTTGAAAAAATTAAAAGATGGAATTAAACATACTGTATATAATAACACATTAGGAATTTTTGAAGATATGGGTATAAAATATTATGGACCTGTCGATGGCCATAATATAAAAAAATTAGAACATTATTTGGAGTTTATAAAAAATTATAATGATGGCCCTTGTATTTTACATCTTAAAACAATAAAGGGGAAAGGATTGTCTTTTGCTGAAGAAAATCCAACAAAGTTTCATGGTATTAGCAATAAAATAGAAAAAAATATTTCTTATTCTAAAGTTGTTGGACATACATTAAATTTTTTAGCTAAAAATCATAATTTTATAACCTTTACTGCTGCTATGGAAAACGGAACCGGTTTAAATATACTAAAAGATAATTTTCCAGAAAAAGTGATAGACTTAGGTATTACTGAACCTTCAATTGTTACAGCTGCAGGTGCCGTAAGATTGTCTGGAATATTTAGCGTGGTTGATATATACTCCACATTCATGCAAAGAGCTTTTGACTCTATTGTACATGATATTGCTTTACAAAAAATTCCTGTCTTATTTTTATTAGATAGAGCTGGAATAGTCGGTGAAGATGGCCCTACACATCATGGAGTTTTTGATATTTCTTATTTGCGTTTAATTCCTGATATTGAAATCTACACACCATTAAATGCTCAAGATTTAGCTAATATGATTTATACTTCTTTTAAAAAAGGGTTAGATAAACCTACATTTATAAGATTTCCACGAGGTGGAGAGAATATAAATATTGATAATATTATTGAAAATTTAAAAATTGTAGATTATAACTGGAAGTTAATAAAAAAAGCAAATAATAAAAATATCTTATTGGTTGTAGGTCAATTAATAGAAGAGTATAAAGATTTATGGAAAGAGTTAAATGCTACAATTATTGGAATTAGATCTATTAAAAATATTGATAATCATATATTGAATTTATATATAAAAAATGATGTTAATGTAATTACAATAGAAGAAAACAGCTTAAAAGGTGGTTTTAATGAAGAAATAAAAACTTATATACTAAAAAATAATATTAGTTGTAATTTATTTACTTTTGGTATTGATGACTTTTTCATCCCGCAAGGAACTAGAAAAGAACTTCTTGATGAATTTGTTGTAAAACCTGAAAAATTAAAAAATATTATTTTATCTTCGGAAAAAGTAAAATAA
- a CDS encoding M24 family metallopeptidase: MFENRIKELRRKMLSKGLDAYLVINIEGSSKPSSYYLTGFTGSFSVIYITHDHISFLTDGRYLEQAEKETGIKPLLFKSKLSEALKDIFDVKKGSKIGFESNNVSTNIYLKVLKSFEDYEFIPAEELIIEMRRIKSKKEVTFIKNAAEIAERALEETLDSFYIGMTEKEFAAKLEYNMKLIGADNYAFETIVASGPRGALPHGIASNKKIFEGELIVIDFGAYAYGYNSDITRTVAVNKISPKQREIYELVLKAQKAAIDAAKAGMKYSDLDKIARDIISKGGYGEYFTHSLGHGLGLEVHENPRVSKISEAVSKVGDVITIEPGIYLPGEFGVRIEDDILITEDGCEVLTSFDKNLIIIS; this comes from the coding sequence ATGTTTGAAAACAGAATAAAAGAATTAAGAAGAAAAATGTTGTCAAAGGGTCTAGATGCTTATTTAGTTATTAACATCGAGGGTTCTTCAAAGCCATCTTCCTATTATTTAACTGGTTTTACAGGTTCATTTTCCGTAATTTATATTACTCACGACCATATATCTTTTTTAACCGATGGGAGATATTTAGAACAAGCCGAAAAAGAAACAGGAATAAAACCACTTCTTTTTAAGAGCAAATTATCTGAAGCATTAAAAGATATTTTCGATGTAAAAAAAGGATCCAAAATTGGATTTGAATCAAATAATGTTTCCACAAATATATATTTAAAGGTACTAAAAAGCTTTGAAGATTATGAATTTATTCCAGCAGAAGAGTTAATTATTGAGATGAGAAGGATAAAATCAAAAAAAGAAGTTACTTTTATTAAAAATGCGGCAGAAATTGCGGAAAGAGCTTTAGAAGAAACATTAGATTCTTTTTATATAGGAATGACAGAAAAAGAATTTGCTGCGAAGTTAGAATATAATATGAAATTAATTGGCGCTGATAATTATGCTTTTGAAACAATAGTTGCTTCTGGACCACGTGGTGCTTTGCCTCATGGCATAGCTTCAAATAAAAAAATATTTGAAGGTGAATTAATCGTTATAGATTTCGGAGCTTATGCTTATGGTTATAATTCAGATATCACAAGAACGGTAGCTGTAAACAAAATATCACCAAAACAAAGAGAAATATATGAATTAGTTTTAAAAGCACAAAAAGCTGCTATTGATGCTGCTAAAGCTGGAATGAAATATAGTGATTTAGATAAAATTGCTCGTGATATAATTTCTAAAGGTGGATATGGTGAATATTTTACACATAGTTTAGGACATGGTTTAGGATTAGAAGTTCATGAAAATCCAAGAGTTTCTAAGATATCTGAAGCTGTTTCTAAAGTAGGAGATGTTATAACAATAGAACCTGGAATCTATTTACCTGGTGAATTTGGTGTAAGAATAGAAGATGATATTTTAATTACTGAAGATGGATGTGAAGTTTTAACATCATTTGATAAGAATCTAATTATTATTTCGTAA
- the efp gene encoding elongation factor P — protein MVVVGDLKKGMIILIDGELYRVLGMQKHFTGRGSGIIKTKLKNLKTGYVIDKNFNSGEKVEEAALDYRPAEYLYHDGDNYVFMDLNTYEQYLLSEEDVSDAKDFLIDNLEVTLTFYDEKPVGIVLPTVVILEVVETEPNFKGDTASGGGKPAKLETGLKTTVPFFVEVGQKVKIDTRTGEYIERA, from the coding sequence ATGGTAGTGGTTGGCGATTTAAAAAAAGGTATGATTATTTTAATAGACGGTGAATTATATAGAGTTTTAGGTATGCAAAAACACTTTACTGGTAGAGGTAGTGGAATAATTAAAACTAAATTAAAAAATTTAAAAACTGGTTACGTAATAGACAAAAATTTCAATTCTGGTGAAAAAGTTGAAGAAGCTGCTTTAGATTATAGACCAGCGGAATATCTATATCATGATGGAGATAATTATGTTTTTATGGACTTAAATACTTATGAACAATATTTACTATCAGAAGAAGATGTTTCAGACGCTAAAGATTTTTTAATTGATAATCTGGAAGTAACTTTAACATTCTATGATGAAAAACCTGTTGGAATAGTGTTGCCTACAGTAGTTATATTAGAAGTTGTAGAAACAGAGCCTAATTTCAAAGGAGATACTGCTTCCGGTGGTGGAAAACCTGCAAAATTGGAAACAGGATTAAAAACAACAGTTCCATTCTTTGTTGAAGTTGGGCAAAAAGTTAAGATTGATACAAGAACCGGGGAATATATTGAAAGAGCCTGA
- a CDS encoding Asp23/Gls24 family envelope stress response protein, which yields MAINENNQFGELSFSDNALKELAMKSYQLFFKEQVPEIDLNEKDISKMIKIVENDDETISVYIKTKAKYGASIIKFAKDLQNFLKSEVEKMTEVPVRNIDIVLDGLIVSSSEENIEEIEKIPEVIEENNIIIDEEENKIIEDDNGSVEN from the coding sequence ATGGCCATTAATGAAAATAATCAATTTGGCGAACTTTCTTTTTCAGATAACGCTTTAAAGGAATTGGCCATGAAATCTTATCAACTTTTTTTTAAAGAACAGGTGCCTGAAATTGATTTAAATGAAAAAGATATTTCTAAAATGATTAAAATTGTTGAAAATGATGATGAAACAATTTCTGTTTACATTAAAACAAAAGCAAAATATGGAGCTAGCATAATAAAATTCGCAAAAGATTTACAAAATTTTTTAAAATCAGAAGTTGAAAAAATGACTGAAGTGCCTGTAAGAAATATTGACATTGTTTTGGATGGTTTAATTGTCTCTTCTTCCGAAGAAAATATTGAAGAAATTGAAAAAATACCTGAAGTTATAGAAGAAAACAATATTATAATCGATGAAGAAGAAAACAAAATTATTGAAGATGACAATGGGAGTGTTGAAAATTGA
- a CDS encoding endonuclease MutS2, translating to MNQKTYKDLEIKKILENISKFAISEYGKNYIVNNFKYIKDYDLLKTEYEILEEFINFTTKNGEFDLRGIPSIYTEIDKLKNNIYLSSIEYKKISDFLSQSINILEENKKLLNGYNKLEKIIYSIPNTSNLVKLIEKSIDQDGNIKDTASDNLRKLRKKIENTKKNLYSSLKKIISKYHKYISLEQPTLKNNRYCIVIRSEHKNKIDGNIIAYSDTGVSVYIEPYEIGKLNSELSDLIASEKAEITRILGQIFLETTKNLYNITKTINTIEYIDGLNAKFRYSKKMGYVFSLPDKNNHIIYLDGIRHPLIEKEKVIPVNLKLPENKLGMIITGPNTGGKTVVLKSVGLSIVLSHALLPIPVYSAKIPFFKNVFTDIGDEQSIEQTLSTFSAHLNNVKYILDNANENSLVLIDELGTGTDPIEGSALALAIIEKLIELKSTFFITSHLSAVKIFSIENTNLLSASMGFDKETLSPTYKLLVGVPGASHAIDIAEKLGLPEDVLLKASNFLSKEQVFDEKILENLTQIYEELEKEKEAHKTKHKEVVILKQDLEKKLELLRKKEIEKIDNEIKKYKDYLRKLKKDIDLYINTLKKEKDLNKIRDLSKKIENKKSELNELKINIKNTPKKDIKIGDIVNISGEKAKIVNIKGEKILVKFINKPFELSVSINDIKFEKERLKNSITSINQIPIIKNVKNEIDIRGMTVEEALPDVEKFISDLSASNSNGGYIIHGKGTGKLALGIWNFLRNNKRVKSFRLGNDKEGGTGVTFIEVK from the coding sequence ATGAATCAAAAAACATATAAAGATTTGGAAATAAAAAAAATCTTAGAAAACATTTCAAAATTTGCTATTTCCGAATATGGAAAAAATTATATTGTAAATAATTTCAAGTATATAAAAGATTATGATTTATTAAAAACTGAATATGAAATTTTAGAAGAATTTATAAATTTTACAACAAAAAATGGCGAATTTGATTTGAGAGGTATACCTTCTATTTATACTGAAATTGATAAATTAAAAAACAATATTTACTTATCTTCTATAGAATATAAAAAAATATCAGATTTTTTATCTCAATCTATAAATATATTAGAAGAAAACAAAAAACTTTTGAATGGTTATAATAAATTAGAAAAAATAATTTACTCTATACCTAATACTTCAAATCTGGTAAAACTCATAGAAAAGTCTATTGACCAAGATGGCAATATAAAAGATACTGCTAGTGATAATTTAAGGAAACTAAGAAAAAAAATTGAAAATACTAAAAAGAATTTATATTCATCCTTAAAAAAAATAATTTCAAAATATCATAAATACATATCATTAGAACAACCAACATTAAAAAATAATAGATATTGTATCGTCATTCGTTCGGAACATAAAAATAAAATTGATGGGAATATAATTGCTTATTCTGATACTGGTGTTTCTGTTTATATAGAACCATATGAAATTGGAAAATTAAACTCTGAATTATCTGATTTAATAGCTTCAGAAAAAGCTGAAATTACAAGAATATTGGGTCAAATTTTTTTAGAAACAACAAAAAACTTATATAATATAACTAAAACTATTAATACCATAGAGTATATTGATGGTTTAAATGCAAAATTTAGATATTCTAAAAAAATGGGATATGTTTTTTCTTTACCAGATAAAAATAACCATATTATTTACTTAGATGGGATTAGACATCCATTAATAGAAAAAGAAAAAGTTATTCCTGTTAACTTAAAATTACCAGAAAATAAATTAGGAATGATTATTACAGGACCTAATACTGGCGGAAAAACAGTTGTATTAAAATCTGTAGGTCTTAGTATTGTCCTCTCTCATGCTTTACTTCCAATTCCAGTCTATAGCGCAAAAATTCCTTTTTTTAAAAATGTTTTTACCGATATAGGCGATGAACAAAGTATTGAACAGACATTAAGTACATTTTCTGCACATTTAAATAATGTTAAATACATTCTTGATAACGCTAATGAAAATTCCTTAGTTTTAATTGATGAATTAGGTACAGGAACAGATCCAATAGAAGGCTCTGCGTTGGCTCTTGCAATTATTGAAAAATTGATTGAATTAAAATCAACTTTTTTTATTACATCGCATTTATCTGCTGTAAAAATTTTTTCAATAGAAAATACAAATTTACTCTCAGCTTCCATGGGATTTGATAAAGAAACATTATCTCCCACTTATAAATTATTAGTTGGTGTTCCCGGAGCTTCCCATGCTATTGATATTGCAGAAAAATTAGGACTTCCTGAAGATGTTTTACTTAAAGCAAGTAATTTTTTGAGTAAAGAACAAGTTTTTGATGAAAAAATATTGGAAAATCTAACCCAAATTTACGAAGAATTAGAAAAAGAAAAAGAGGCGCATAAAACAAAACATAAAGAAGTTGTTATCCTGAAACAGGATTTAGAAAAAAAATTAGAATTATTGAGAAAAAAAGAAATTGAAAAGATTGATAATGAAATAAAAAAATATAAAGATTATTTGAGAAAACTAAAGAAAGATATAGATCTGTATATTAATACTTTAAAAAAAGAGAAAGATTTAAATAAAATTAGAGATCTAAGCAAAAAAATTGAAAATAAAAAATCCGAATTAAATGAATTAAAAATTAATATTAAAAACACTCCGAAAAAAGATATAAAAATTGGGGATATTGTAAATATTTCTGGTGAAAAAGCCAAAATTGTTAACATAAAAGGAGAAAAGATATTAGTAAAATTTATTAATAAACCTTTTGAATTGAGCGTCTCAATAAATGATATTAAATTTGAAAAAGAACGATTAAAAAATAGCATTACTTCAATTAATCAAATTCCTATAATAAAAAATGTAAAAAATGAAATTGATATAAGAGGAATGACTGTTGAAGAAGCTTTGCCAGATGTTGAAAAATTTATATCTGATTTATCTGCATCTAATTCAAATGGAGGTTATATTATTCATGGAAAAGGTACAGGAAAATTA
- the nusB gene encoding transcription antitermination factor NusB, with protein sequence MISSRRKVRESVLKSIFQLEFNENISYEEILNLLRDLLSNKKVPQNLIEEAEIYLQNIYNNKEEYDNLIKKYLLNWEFDRIANIEKSILRLSIFELKNRQDIPPKVILDEAVELAKKYSNKSSAKFINGILDRIAKKEFKRL encoded by the coding sequence TTGATTTCATCAAGAAGAAAAGTTAGGGAATCTGTATTAAAAAGTATTTTTCAATTAGAATTTAATGAAAACATATCTTATGAAGAAATATTAAATTTATTGAGGGACCTTTTAAGCAACAAAAAGGTCCCTCAAAACCTCATTGAGGAAGCTGAAATATATTTACAAAATATATATAATAACAAAGAAGAATATGACAATTTAATAAAAAAATATTTATTAAATTGGGAATTTGATAGAATTGCTAATATAGAAAAATCAATTTTAAGATTATCTATTTTTGAATTAAAAAACAGGCAAGATATACCGCCAAAAGTAATTTTGGATGAAGCTGTTGAATTGGCTAAAAAATATTCAAATAAAAGTAGCGCAAAATTTATTAATGGTATTCTTGATAGAATTGCTAAAAAAGAGTTTAAACGTTTATAG